CGACGATAACCCGAGTGTGCGTCCACCTCGGCGGGCGGAAGCAGTCCCAGGTCGTCGTAGAGCCGCAGTGCCTTCGGCGTCAACCCGGTCGCCCGGGCGAAGTCGCCGATGTTCACAAGCCCTTGCAGCCCGCTCATGATCCCCATCCTCCCCGGTGACGGTCACCGGTGGAAGAAGATTCGCGCTTGACCTTGGGGCAACCTCAAGCCCAGCGCTGGGGTGGCCCCGATAGGTTCACTGCCATGAACCTGCGTGCGCGTGCACTCGAGCTCCTCGTCTTCACCGTCGGCGCCGGCACCCTGGGGGCGGAGATGGCCGCGGCCAGGCTGCTCGCCCCATGGTTCGGCGACTCGACGATCGTGTGGGCCAACACGATCGCGACGGTGCTGGTCGCGCTCTCGATCGGCTACGCCGTCGGCGGCCGCCTCGCCGACAAGAACCCGAACCCCTCCGGCCTCGCCAGGATCGTGCTCGTCGCTGCCGCGCTCCTGGCGGCGGTGCCCTTCATCGCCGACCCGTTCCTGCCGTTGGCCGTCAAGGCTGTCGACCAGCTCAGCGTCGCCACGTTCGCCGGCTCGCTGGTCGGCGTCGGCGTGCTGCTCGCGATCCCCCTCTTCCTTCTCGGCATCGTCAGCCCCTACGCGGTGCGGCTGAGCCTCGACTCCGTCGAGGGCGCCGGCCACACCGCCGGCCGGCTCTACGCGATCTCGACGGTCGGCTCCCTGGTCGGCACCTTCGCCGCCTCGCTTTTCCTCATCCCGGTGGCCGGCACACGGCGTACGTTCCTGGTCTTCGCTCTGCTGATGGCCATCGCCGCGATCCCCCACCTGGTGCGCCACCGGCTGCCGGCCGCGGTCGTGCCGGCGGTGATCCTGGGCCTGATCGCACTGCCCACCGGCTCGATCAAGACGCTGACCAGCAACGGCGGCGAGGTGATCTGGGAGAAGGAGACGGAATACCAGTACGCCCGCGTCGTCGAGTACGGCGACGGCAGCCGCTACCTCGAGCTCAACGAGGGCCACGCCGTCCACTCGGTCTACAACGAGGGCGAGTGGCTCACCGGCAACTACTGGGACGAGATGCTCTCGCTCTCCTACGCCGGCGCGAAGGCCCCGGAGTCGGTGGCGATCCTCGGCTCCGCCGCCGGCACGACCGCGCGCCAGTTCGGCCACTACGCCCCCGACACCCGGGTCGACGCGGTCGAGATCGACGAGGACGTGACCAAGGTCGGCCAGGAGCTCTTCGACCTCCAGGACCAGCCCAACCTCCACCTCCACACCGCCGACGCCCGCCCGTGGCTGCAGAAGCAGACCCGGAAGTACGACGCGATCATGGTCGACGCCTACCACCAGCCCTACATCCCGTTCTACCTGACCACGAAGGAGTTCTTCGAGCTCGCGAAGGAACACCTCAACCCGGGCGGGGTGCTCGTCGTGAACTCAGCCCACCCGGAGGGGTCGACCGCGCTGGAGAAGGTGCTCACCGCGACCCTGCGCACCTCCTTCGGCGAGGCCGTCTGGCGCTCGGACTCGAGCGACACCAACACTCACCTGGTCGCGACGGTCGACCCTGCTGCCGATCCGGCGGCCAACCTCACCCGCAACGCCGCTGCTGAGCCGAGCGACCTGGCCGACGTGCTCACCGGCTCGGCCGCCAGCCTCGAGCCGGGGATGCGCGGCGGGAAGGTCTACACCGACGATGTCGCGCCGGTCGAGTGGCTGACCGACCTGAGCCTTCTCGAGGTCGCCTGAGCGCCGACGCGGTCCGGTCGTGGGCTCGACCTCCCCGATCCGCGTCTTGCGCAGGCACCCGACACAGACCAGGCTCGGCTCGACCTTGCTGAGCCTGCGCGCCGGCAGCACGTGCCAGGTGCCCAGGCGGCGTCCACACGCGGTGTAGACGTAGCCATGGCCCTTCTTGGCCGAGCGCAGGTGCCAGAAGCTGCCCCGATCGGTGCGGTAGACCAGCGGGTCGCTCGCCATGCTCGGCGGCCTTGCGCCGCTGCCGCCCGGGCTGAGTCTGTCGTCCACGAACACGAATTCCCCCCAAGGAATCTCGATCTCTCTCGTCATTGAGTGCCTCGAGACGCCGGTGTGACGGCGGGGGCCGCACGCCCGACGCCCCGAGACTCGTCCGACCATAAGTCCACTCATTGCAATGGGTCAAGGGTGAAAAGGTGGGCCTATGCGGCTATTCGGGATCTGTACGGCTCACTAACGTTGCTCCTATGAGCAATCCCCGTCCGCGCGGCCTGCCGAAATACCTCCACGTGGCCGACTACCTGCGGGCCCAGATCGACGACAGCACCTACCAGCCCGGCGACCGGCTCCCCACCGAGCCCGAGCTGATGGACACCTTCCCCTACGACCGCGCCACGATCAGGCGAGGTCTGGCGGTCCTGCGCAACGAGGGCCTGATCACCAGCGAGCAGGGCCGTGGCGTCTTCGTACGCGACGCCACCAAGACCCGCTACGACCTGATGAGCATGCTGATCACCGACCGGAGCCACCCGGCGAAGCCGGACGCCGCCTACAACCAGCCCCCGCGCGGACCCGACGACGGCCTCTCGATCGAGCACACCTACGAGGTGGTCGCCGCCGGCGAGAAGCTCGGCGCGGCCTTCGAGCTCGACCCGCGCAGCGAGCTGCTCGCCTCGACCTACACGTTCTTCATCAGCGGCGACA
The sequence above is drawn from the Nocardioides albertanoniae genome and encodes:
- a CDS encoding GntR family transcriptional regulator, with the translated sequence MSNPRPRGLPKYLHVADYLRAQIDDSTYQPGDRLPTEPELMDTFPYDRATIRRGLAVLRNEGLITSEQGRGVFVRDATKTRYDLMSMLITDRSHPAKPDAAYNQPPRGPDDGLSIEHTYEVVAAGEKLGAAFELDPRSELLASTYTFFISGDTAEYRTVAYVPYPLVIDTPLATPSDDWPQPPIKDQLAGVGVKVTTVAVDIESRMPTPQESFDLQIPDGTPVLSDRRRFLADDRVVCITDSVGVADRIVYGLDLNLQ
- a CDS encoding spermidine synthase is translated as MNLRARALELLVFTVGAGTLGAEMAAARLLAPWFGDSTIVWANTIATVLVALSIGYAVGGRLADKNPNPSGLARIVLVAAALLAAVPFIADPFLPLAVKAVDQLSVATFAGSLVGVGVLLAIPLFLLGIVSPYAVRLSLDSVEGAGHTAGRLYAISTVGSLVGTFAASLFLIPVAGTRRTFLVFALLMAIAAIPHLVRHRLPAAVVPAVILGLIALPTGSIKTLTSNGGEVIWEKETEYQYARVVEYGDGSRYLELNEGHAVHSVYNEGEWLTGNYWDEMLSLSYAGAKAPESVAILGSAAGTTARQFGHYAPDTRVDAVEIDEDVTKVGQELFDLQDQPNLHLHTADARPWLQKQTRKYDAIMVDAYHQPYIPFYLTTKEFFELAKEHLNPGGVLVVNSAHPEGSTALEKVLTATLRTSFGEAVWRSDSSDTNTHLVATVDPAADPAANLTRNAAAEPSDLADVLTGSAASLEPGMRGGKVYTDDVAPVEWLTDLSLLEVA